A section of the Elizabethkingia anophelis R26 genome encodes:
- a CDS encoding Hsp20/alpha crystallin family protein: MYTRHHNNEDFGNKKDFCNGKFDRKFDKFREGFFNSKHPMKEVFAEKISSFKPVNISENEEYYALQLFAAGLKKEAFNIAIKDRVLTISYKASEDKEKTNYIYQEIYASSFERSFKLNEKVASENISAGYEDGILTVILPKDPENNIPAQEIKVS, from the coding sequence ATGTATACAAGACATCATAACAACGAAGATTTTGGAAACAAAAAAGATTTCTGTAATGGAAAATTCGACCGCAAATTTGATAAGTTCCGTGAAGGATTCTTCAATAGCAAGCATCCGATGAAGGAAGTCTTTGCTGAAAAAATCAGCAGCTTCAAGCCTGTAAATATCTCTGAAAATGAAGAATATTACGCACTACAGTTATTTGCAGCCGGATTGAAAAAAGAGGCTTTTAATATAGCAATAAAAGATCGGGTCCTGACAATTTCGTATAAAGCGTCTGAAGACAAAGAGAAAACCAATTATATCTATCAGGAAATATATGCTTCATCTTTTGAACGTTCTTTTAAGCTTAATGAGAAGGTTGCATCTGAAAATATTTCTGCTGGTTATGAAGACGGTATTCTTACCGTAATCTTACCAAAGGATCCTGAAAACAATATTCCTGCACAAGAGATTAAAGTGAGTTAA
- a CDS encoding RNA polymerase sigma factor has product MDSLYLNEMAEKKSASLSEVVKDYGSQLFRFIKGKVSKTEDAEDILQEVWYQTSRLTNIDDLENVGAWLYSVTRNKITDNYRKKKSDSLEDYTYEDEDGSFSIKEILLADDSNNPELKMFKDIFWDELMKALDELPDNQRRVFFQNEVEEKTLQEIADEEGENLKTIISRKGYAVKHLRKRLKHLYNELKD; this is encoded by the coding sequence ATGGACTCGCTATATTTGAATGAAATGGCTGAAAAGAAATCTGCTTCACTGTCAGAAGTCGTAAAAGATTACGGCTCACAATTGTTTCGCTTTATTAAAGGAAAAGTGAGCAAAACTGAGGATGCAGAAGATATTTTGCAAGAGGTCTGGTATCAGACCAGCCGTTTAACGAATATAGATGATCTTGAAAATGTTGGTGCCTGGCTGTATTCGGTAACCCGAAATAAGATTACCGATAATTACAGGAAAAAGAAAAGTGATTCACTGGAAGACTACACTTATGAAGATGAAGACGGAAGTTTTAGTATTAAAGAAATCCTTTTAGCTGATGATTCCAACAATCCCGAGCTAAAAATGTTTAAAGACATTTTCTGGGATGAACTGATGAAGGCGCTGGATGAACTTCCGGATAACCAAAGACGGGTATTTTTTCAGAATGAAGTTGAGGAAAAAACTTTACAGGAAATTGCAGATGAAGAAGGTGAAAATCTAAAGACTATTATCAGCAGAAAAGGATATGCTGTAAAACACCTTCGCAAAAGATTAAAACATTTATACAACGAACTTAAGGACTAA
- a CDS encoding LytR/AlgR family response regulator transcription factor, whose product MEKIKCIVVDDEPLAVSLLSSYVQKVPFLELVFSSENPLEALDFIQNNEADLAFLDIQMPELTGINFMEITGNKLKYILTTAYAEYALEGYEYNVVDYLLKPVSFDRLYKSALRAQERLSNNETSAGQYFFVKSSGQQHRINFDEVLYIESLKDYVNIKTEHQEYIVLDTLKSFEQQLPDTSFIRVHKSYIINRDKIKTVNIKSVNLISGGEIPIGESYKLNFLKKLK is encoded by the coding sequence ATGGAGAAAATTAAATGTATTGTTGTAGACGATGAACCTCTGGCGGTTTCTCTGTTGAGCAGCTATGTTCAGAAAGTTCCGTTTTTGGAACTGGTTTTTAGTTCAGAGAACCCTTTAGAAGCATTAGATTTTATTCAGAATAATGAAGCTGATCTGGCATTTTTAGATATTCAGATGCCGGAGCTTACCGGAATTAACTTCATGGAAATTACAGGTAATAAGTTAAAGTATATCCTTACAACAGCCTATGCTGAATATGCTTTGGAGGGCTATGAATATAATGTAGTCGACTATTTGTTAAAACCAGTTTCGTTTGACAGACTTTATAAAAGCGCACTGAGGGCTCAGGAACGACTTTCTAATAATGAAACTTCAGCAGGTCAGTATTTTTTTGTAAAATCTTCCGGCCAGCAGCACCGCATTAATTTTGATGAGGTATTGTATATTGAAAGCCTTAAGGATTATGTGAATATAAAAACAGAACATCAGGAATATATAGTGCTGGACACACTAAAATCTTTTGAGCAACAATTACCTGATACTTCTTTTATCAGGGTTCATAAATCTTATATCATAAATCGGGATAAGATAAAGACGGTCAACATTAAGTCTGTAAACCTTATTTCCGGAGGCGAAATTCCAATCGGGGAGAGTTATAAATTAAATTTTTTGAAAAAGTTAAAGTAA
- a CDS encoding sensor histidine kinase — protein MKKNQIIFLHIFYWVLNITSNILIPLIAGYKKLIVLDFTFLAVSFVAFYINYFFIVPLFFDIKRLYLTIAGFFISVFCFALLRYSVEEVLLRALTGHGNYHEKTTLLFYFYDNIFYSTATIFFSTSFCLFKFFSRSEKEKYELIEEKKNAELQALKTQINPHFIFNSLNNIYSLVYQNSDKALPALEELSQLLRYSTKDLEKDFIQLDKEVGYMESLIALEKLRIKNPELIIFDKDIKNPKLLISPMLLVPFVENAFKHGDINGKGMELKVSDDNGRLHFYLRNSKKQRMKDFSSGIGIGNVRKRLQLIYPDNHWLEIAETEDTFIVDLIIDLNTNKLTAY, from the coding sequence ATGAAAAAGAACCAAATTATATTTCTGCATATCTTTTATTGGGTACTCAATATCACTTCTAATATTTTGATTCCTCTTATTGCAGGCTATAAAAAACTTATAGTACTAGATTTTACTTTTTTGGCTGTTAGCTTTGTAGCTTTTTATATCAACTACTTTTTTATTGTTCCTTTATTTTTTGATATAAAGAGATTATATTTAACCATAGCAGGTTTTTTTATAAGTGTATTTTGTTTTGCATTGTTAAGGTACTCTGTGGAAGAGGTACTTTTAAGAGCTTTAACCGGTCATGGAAATTATCATGAAAAGACAACACTTTTATTTTACTTTTATGATAATATATTTTACAGTACTGCTACAATCTTCTTTAGTACCTCATTTTGTCTTTTTAAATTTTTTTCACGATCAGAAAAAGAGAAGTATGAATTAATAGAAGAAAAGAAAAATGCAGAGCTCCAAGCATTGAAAACCCAGATAAATCCACATTTTATATTTAATTCACTCAATAATATTTATTCGCTGGTGTATCAGAATTCCGATAAGGCATTACCTGCGTTGGAAGAGCTAAGTCAGTTGTTGAGGTATAGTACAAAGGATCTGGAGAAAGATTTTATTCAGCTGGATAAAGAAGTAGGCTATATGGAGAGTCTGATTGCTTTGGAAAAGCTGAGGATTAAGAATCCAGAGCTGATAATATTTGATAAGGATATCAAAAATCCAAAATTATTAATCTCACCAATGCTATTGGTGCCATTCGTTGAAAATGCTTTTAAACATGGCGATATTAATGGCAAAGGAATGGAGTTGAAAGTGTCCGATGATAATGGTAGATTGCATTTCTATCTCAGAAATTCCAAGAAGCAGAGGATGAAAGATTTTTCATCGGGAATTGGCATTGGGAATGTAAGAAAGAGATTGCAATTAATCTACCCGGATAATCACTGGTTAGAAATTGCGGAGACCGAAGATACTTTTATTGTAGATTTGATAATTGATTTGAATACAAACAAATTGACGGCATATTAG
- a CDS encoding outer membrane beta-barrel family protein: MKKTSIFIATLLYSLSFAQKTQDTTKVQTVKAVTIQAKKKLIERKADCLVFNVEASMASQGMDAVETLSNVPMMNVDENKGLISIVGKSSVSVMINGRMLNLSGDALMSYLKTIRSENILKVEVITTPPAKYEAQGNSGLINIVLKKNPNLGFSGNVGSTFVQRTYSGALGNGTLNYQTSKFSMSLKGNYTNTAKRSEENYDIIGATSSYSRTVRKDMWKEFSPSLNLSYKLSKNSEIGLNYLYTRQTPDMNIFNNTSYFKGEQPTETLSTPTKHRETNRMQTLSVYYDLKLDTLGKKLSFTGNYYENNSNTIVDFSTFKASNQTTENVQTISKLKPQIFSGQADLELPFSFGTIETGVKFNQFKNTSDLNYYNIINHTPVSDQSKTNFFQYDEKNYAAYFSFTKSFGKNWETKFGIRYEDAHVDAYTPATNERTKYGYGQWFPSAYVAYKEGKNAFSLAYSRRINRPDMSNLNPFRWYSNPNSYASGNPLLQPAYINNTELAYTYNNKLSVSIYYLRLTNAFGQVSFLDGINESSTYLNHYNNNFYGLNASYTDKILPWWETSISATATLQNSSVFNIQAETKSGTFFNYSANNTFTLNAKKTIVFFLNYNQTLPFKNVNSSFKNFSDLSSGIRVSLMDKQLQINASVSNIFAQRYRADKSFSDNKQSFNNYWDGRTLRLSVNYTFGNSKVKGAQKDIKFEEKNRAN, translated from the coding sequence ATGAAAAAGACCTCTATATTCATCGCAACTTTATTATACAGCTTGTCATTCGCTCAGAAAACTCAGGATACCACTAAAGTACAAACAGTAAAAGCCGTAACTATTCAGGCAAAGAAAAAACTGATTGAAAGAAAAGCAGACTGTTTAGTCTTCAATGTTGAGGCATCGATGGCCTCACAAGGGATGGATGCTGTAGAGACTCTGAGTAATGTTCCTATGATGAATGTAGACGAAAATAAAGGTCTTATATCAATTGTAGGAAAAAGTAGTGTATCCGTAATGATTAACGGCCGTATGCTAAATCTTTCCGGGGATGCTTTAATGAGTTATTTAAAGACCATCCGCTCAGAAAATATCCTTAAAGTAGAAGTGATTACAACTCCTCCGGCTAAATATGAAGCACAGGGAAACAGTGGGCTAATCAATATTGTTCTGAAGAAGAATCCTAACTTGGGTTTTAGTGGTAATGTAGGTTCAACATTTGTTCAGAGAACTTATTCCGGTGCATTAGGCAATGGAACACTCAATTATCAGACTTCAAAGTTTAGCATGAGCCTGAAGGGCAATTATACCAATACTGCAAAACGTTCTGAAGAAAACTATGATATTATCGGTGCTACATCAAGCTATAGCCGTACAGTACGTAAAGATATGTGGAAAGAGTTTTCTCCAAGCCTTAATCTTTCCTATAAACTTAGTAAGAACTCTGAAATAGGACTGAATTATCTTTACACTCGTCAGACACCAGATATGAATATCTTCAATAACACGTCCTATTTTAAAGGAGAGCAACCAACCGAGACGCTGAGCACACCAACAAAACATCGCGAAACAAACCGAATGCAGACGTTATCCGTTTATTACGATTTAAAATTAGATACACTAGGCAAAAAACTAAGTTTTACCGGAAATTATTACGAAAACAACTCTAATACAATTGTAGATTTCTCCACTTTCAAAGCTTCGAACCAGACAACCGAAAACGTACAGACTATTTCTAAACTAAAACCGCAAATCTTCTCCGGGCAGGCAGATTTAGAACTTCCTTTTTCTTTCGGAACCATAGAAACCGGAGTAAAATTCAATCAGTTTAAAAATACCTCAGATCTTAATTATTACAATATTATCAATCACACTCCTGTTTCCGATCAGTCCAAAACTAATTTCTTTCAGTATGATGAAAAGAATTATGCAGCCTATTTCAGCTTTACAAAGAGCTTTGGAAAAAATTGGGAAACAAAATTCGGAATCCGCTATGAGGATGCCCATGTGGACGCCTATACTCCTGCAACGAATGAGCGCACTAAATATGGATACGGACAATGGTTCCCTTCAGCATACGTTGCTTATAAAGAAGGTAAGAATGCCTTTAGCCTTGCCTATTCCCGCAGAATTAACCGCCCAGATATGAGTAATCTGAATCCTTTCCGCTGGTATAGTAATCCAAATTCTTATGCTTCAGGGAATCCATTACTACAGCCTGCATACATCAACAATACAGAACTTGCCTATACCTACAACAATAAATTATCTGTGAGTATCTATTATCTAAGATTAACAAATGCCTTCGGACAAGTTTCTTTTCTTGATGGAATTAATGAGAGCAGCACTTACCTAAATCACTACAACAATAATTTTTATGGTCTGAATGCCAGCTATACCGATAAGATTTTACCATGGTGGGAAACCAGTATCTCTGCAACAGCTACATTACAAAATTCTTCTGTATTCAATATACAAGCTGAAACCAAGAGTGGGACGTTCTTCAATTATTCTGCAAACAATACTTTCACCCTAAATGCAAAGAAAACAATTGTATTCTTCCTAAACTATAATCAGACCTTACCTTTTAAAAATGTCAATTCATCATTCAAGAACTTTTCTGACCTGTCTTCCGGAATAAGAGTTTCCCTGATGGACAAACAATTGCAGATTAATGCCAGTGTATCCAACATCTTTGCTCAAAGATATCGTGCTGATAAATCTTTCTCTGATAATAAACAGTCATTCAACAATTACTGGGATGGCAGAACGCTACGCCTGAGTGTAAATTACACCTTCGGAAATTCAAAAGTAAAAGGAGCTCAGAAAGATATCAAATTCGAAGAAAAAAACAGAGCCAACTAA